The region GCACGAGCCGAGAGGGTAAAAGCCCGAATCAACGCCGAAGTTGCGCTGCGACAGGGCCGTATAGTGGCGCACTAACTCCAACTGGCTGACCTCGGGCAAGGCGGCCGACGTCCGGCGCCGGAAGGCGTCGGGGATAAGATCGGCCGCGTCGGGGGCCGGCACGTCGCAGGCCGGCAGGTCGATCGCGCGGCGGCCGGGTTGACCCATCTCGAATATAAGCGCCTTGGCCTTTCTCATAATACCGCCTCCACTGTCCGCACCAAGCGGTCGATCTCCGCCCTGGTGCGTTTTTCGGTCACGCACATCAGCATGCAGCCGGCCAGGTCGGGGTAATAACGGCCGAGATCGAGGCCGCCGATAATTTTCTCACTGAATAAAGCAGCGTTGATCTCCGCCACCGGCTTGGCGCAGCGTACGGCGAACTCCTTGAAGAACGGTGCGCCGAACGCCGGCCGGCACCCTGGAAGCTTCGTAAGGGAATCGCAGGCGTAGCGGGCCTTCTTAACGCACAGCTCCGCCACCTCGCGAAAGCCCTCCCGTCCCACCGCGGTGAGATGCACCGCGGCCGCCAAAGCGCACAACGCCTCATTGGAACAAATGTTGGAAGTCGCCTTCTCGCGGCGGATATGCTGTTCGCGGGCCTGCAGCGTCAGCACGAAGCCGCGGGTGCCCTCGAAGTCGGTCGTCTGGCCGACGATGCGGCCGGGCATCCGGCGCATCAACTTCTCGGTGGTCGCAAAGAACCCCAAGTACGGACCGCCGAACGAGACTGACAACCCGAGCGGCTGCCCCTCGCCAACGACCACATCGGCCCCGAGCGCCCCCGGTGCCTCCAGCACCCCCAGCGACACCGGATCGGCGGCCGCGACCAGCAGCGCACCGGCCGAATGGGCCAGCCCGGCGGCGGCCGCCACATCCTCCAGGCAGCCGAAGAAATTGGGCGTCTGAACGATCACCGCCGCCGTCGCCGGCCCTACAAGATCCCCGAGGGCTTCGGCGTCCGTCGTGCCGTCCGCGAACGGCGCTTCTTTCACAGTTACGCCCCGGTCGACCGCGTAAGTGGCGAGAACGGCCCGGTAATGCGGATGGACCGTCCGCGCCACCACCACCTCACTGCGACCGGTCGCGGCGCAGGCCGTCATCGCCGCCTCGGCCATCGCCGTACCGCCATCGTACAGCGACGCATTGGCCACCTCCATGCCGGTGATCTCGCAGATCATGCTCTGATACTCCCACAACGCCTGCAGATAGCCCTGGGAAATCTCCGGCTGGTACTGGGTGTAAGCTGTGTAGAACTCCGACCGGCCGATGACGTGATCAACCACGCTCGGCACATAATGGTCATACGCCCCGGCCCCCAGGAAACAGGCGTATTCGTCCAGGCTGGCGTTCCTGGCGGCCAACGCCCGCATATGTCTAGCCAGCTCCGGCTCGGCCATCGCCGCCGGCAAAGCCAGCGGCCTGTCGAGTCGCACCTCCGCCGGCACGTCGGCAAACAGTTCCTGCGTCGACCCGACGCCGATGGCGGCCAGCATGGCCCGCCGGTCGGCGTCGGTGTGCGGCAGGTAACTCCTGGTCATGCTAATGGCCTCCCTCCGCCGCGAACTTCTCGTAGCCGGCGGCGTCAAGCAGCGCGTCAAGCTCGCCGGGGTTCGACATCTCGATTACAGCGATCCAGCCGGCTCCATATGGTTCTTCGTTGATTTTCTCCGGCGTATCGTTCAGCGCGTCGTTGACAGCTACCACCGTACCCGAAAGCGGGGTATAGATGTCGGACACCGCCTTTACCGACTCGACCACCGAAAACTTCTGCCCGGCAGTCACAGCCAAGCCCACCGTCGGCACCTCGACGAACACCACGTCGCCAAGCTGATGCTGGGCAAAATCGGTGATCCCTACCGTCGCCCGGTTGCCCTCGACCCTTACCCATTCGTGCTCGCGTGAATACTTAAGCTCCTGCGGATTATTCATTGTCATTTCCCCTCTCTTTTGTAAAATGGCCTTGGTATGATTTCGGCGGCCACGGCTTTGCCGCGGATCTCCACCGCAATACCTGTTCCCGGCTTCGCATACGCGGCCTCA is a window of Selenomonadales bacterium 4137-cl DNA encoding:
- the gcvPA gene encoding aminomethyl-transferring glycine dehydrogenase subunit GcvPA, translated to MTRSYLPHTDADRRAMLAAIGVGSTQELFADVPAEVRLDRPLALPAAMAEPELARHMRALAARNASLDEYACFLGAGAYDHYVPSVVDHVIGRSEFYTAYTQYQPEISQGYLQALWEYQSMICEITGMEVANASLYDGGTAMAEAAMTACAATGRSEVVVARTVHPHYRAVLATYAVDRGVTVKEAPFADGTTDAEALGDLVGPATAAVIVQTPNFFGCLEDVAAAAGLAHSAGALLVAAADPVSLGVLEAPGALGADVVVGEGQPLGLSVSFGGPYLGFFATTEKLMRRMPGRIVGQTTDFEGTRGFVLTLQAREQHIRREKATSNICSNEALCALAAAVHLTAVGREGFREVAELCVKKARYACDSLTKLPGCRPAFGAPFFKEFAVRCAKPVAEINAALFSEKIIGGLDLGRYYPDLAGCMLMCVTEKRTRAEIDRLVRTVEAVL
- the gcvH gene encoding glycine cleavage system protein GcvH yields the protein MNNPQELKYSREHEWVRVEGNRATVGITDFAQHQLGDVVFVEVPTVGLAVTAGQKFSVVESVKAVSDIYTPLSGTVVAVNDALNDTPEKINEEPYGAGWIAVIEMSNPGELDALLDAAGYEKFAAEGGH